A region of Subtercola boreus DNA encodes the following proteins:
- the frr gene encoding ribosome recycling factor: MIADVLTDTAERMRKALESTKDDFATVRTGRANPALFQKLLVDYYGSPTPLEQLASLQNPEARTILVTPYDKGALRDIEQALRDMPNLGANPTNDGSIIRVTLPDLTEERRKEFVKVVKGKAEDGKVSVRNIRRKAKDDLDALKSEVGDDEVARAEKELEASTKAVVDAIDDALKRKEAELLEI; encoded by the coding sequence GTGATTGCCGATGTACTGACCGATACCGCCGAGCGGATGCGCAAGGCGCTCGAATCGACGAAAGACGACTTTGCGACCGTGCGCACCGGGCGGGCGAACCCCGCACTGTTCCAGAAGCTCCTGGTCGACTACTACGGGTCGCCGACACCTCTCGAACAGCTGGCGTCGCTGCAGAACCCCGAGGCTCGCACCATCCTGGTGACGCCCTACGACAAGGGCGCGCTCCGCGACATCGAGCAGGCCCTCCGCGACATGCCGAACCTGGGTGCGAACCCGACGAACGACGGTTCGATCATCCGCGTCACGCTGCCCGACCTCACCGAGGAGCGCCGCAAGGAGTTCGTCAAGGTCGTGAAGGGCAAGGCCGAAGACGGCAAGGTCTCCGTCCGCAACATCCGCCGCAAGGCGAAAGACGATCTGGATGCCCTGAAGAGCGAAGTCGGCGACGACGAGGTCGCACGCGCTGAGAAGGAGCTGGAGGCGAGCACGAAGGCTGTGGTCGACGCCATCGACGACGCTCTGAAGCGCAAAGAAGCCGAGCTGCTGGAAATCTAG
- the pyrH gene encoding UMP kinase, with amino-acid sequence MSESTGRRRVLLKLSGEAFGGGSLGVNPDVVGELAREIAEAAKQVEIAIVVGGGNFFRGAELSQRGMDRGRADYMGMLGTVMNALALQDFLEQAGAATRVQSAISMTQVAEPYIPRRAERHLEKGRVVIFGAGAGLPYFSTDTVAAQRALEIGADVVLVAKNGVDGVYDADPRSNPDAKKIDRLTYLDALQRELKVVDSTAFSLCMDNNMPMMVFGMEPTGNVTKAILGEQIGTLVHTTHQ; translated from the coding sequence ATGTCTGAAAGCACAGGCCGTCGTCGGGTTCTGCTGAAGCTCTCGGGTGAAGCCTTCGGTGGCGGCTCCCTCGGTGTGAACCCCGATGTGGTCGGCGAGCTGGCCCGCGAGATCGCCGAGGCCGCCAAGCAGGTCGAGATCGCGATCGTCGTCGGTGGCGGCAACTTCTTCCGCGGCGCGGAACTCTCCCAGCGCGGAATGGACCGGGGCCGCGCCGACTACATGGGCATGCTCGGCACCGTGATGAACGCCCTCGCGCTGCAGGACTTCCTCGAGCAGGCCGGCGCCGCCACACGGGTGCAGTCGGCCATCTCGATGACGCAGGTGGCCGAGCCGTACATCCCGCGCCGTGCCGAGCGGCACCTTGAGAAGGGCCGCGTCGTCATCTTCGGTGCCGGCGCCGGGCTGCCGTACTTCTCCACCGACACCGTCGCCGCGCAGCGTGCGCTCGAGATCGGTGCGGATGTCGTGCTGGTCGCCAAGAACGGTGTCGACGGTGTCTACGACGCCGATCCCCGATCGAATCCCGACGCGAAGAAGATCGACCGCCTGACCTACCTCGACGCGCTCCAGCGCGAGCTGAAGGTCGTGGACTCCACCGCGTTCAGCCTCTGCATGGACAACAACATGCCGATGATGGTCTTCGGCATGGAACCGACCGGCAACGTCACGAAGGCGATCCTCGGTGAGCAGATCGGCACCCTGGTCCACACCACGCACCAGTGA
- the tsf gene encoding translation elongation factor Ts, translating into MANFNVADVKILRDRLGAGMVDSKNALVEADGDIEKAIEILRLKGQKGVAKREGRATSEGLVAAKENGDTATLIELASETDFVAKNQKFIDLSEKVLDAVTASGASTLDEALAADAGSQTVAATISDEAAILGEKLELRRIAKVSGEHFAIYLHRTSKDLPPQVGVVVGYTGDDAETARSIAQHISFANPEYLSRDDVPADAVDAERKIVTEIAENEGKPAAALPKIIEGRLTGYFKQVALLDQDYAKDNKLSVAKVLADAGLTVTGFARFKVGA; encoded by the coding sequence ATGGCAAATTTCAACGTTGCCGACGTTAAGATCCTCCGCGACCGTCTCGGCGCCGGAATGGTAGACAGCAAGAACGCTCTCGTCGAGGCCGATGGTGACATCGAGAAGGCCATCGAGATCCTGCGCCTCAAGGGCCAGAAGGGCGTCGCCAAGCGCGAGGGCCGCGCCACCAGCGAAGGCCTCGTGGCAGCGAAGGAGAACGGCGACACAGCCACCCTCATCGAGCTCGCCAGCGAGACCGACTTCGTCGCGAAGAACCAGAAGTTCATCGATCTGAGCGAGAAGGTTCTGGATGCGGTCACCGCGTCCGGAGCATCCACTCTCGATGAGGCCCTCGCGGCCGACGCCGGCTCGCAGACGGTCGCAGCGACCATCTCCGACGAGGCTGCGATCCTCGGCGAGAAGCTCGAACTCCGCCGTATCGCGAAGGTCAGCGGCGAGCACTTCGCCATCTACTTGCACCGCACGAGCAAAGACCTGCCCCCGCAGGTCGGTGTCGTCGTCGGTTACACCGGTGACGATGCAGAGACCGCACGGAGCATCGCGCAGCACATCTCGTTCGCGAACCCCGAGTACCTCAGCCGTGACGACGTTCCCGCCGACGCTGTCGACGCCGAGCGCAAGATCGTGACCGAGATCGCCGAGAATGAGGGCAAGCCCGCTGCGGCCCTGCCCAAGATCATCGAAGGCCGTCTCACCGGGTACTTCAAGCAGGTCGCTCTGCTCGACCAGGACTACGCGAAGGACAACAAGCTCTCCGTCGCCAAGGTGCTGGCAGACGCTGGCCTCACGGTCACCGGCTTCGCCCGCTTCAAGGTCGGCGCGTAA